The following coding sequences lie in one Fusarium poae strain DAOMC 252244 chromosome 1, whole genome shotgun sequence genomic window:
- a CDS encoding hypothetical protein (TransMembrane:1 (o29-52i)), producing MERLKMDSLNININEWFEKDLPVTPDWKLFALASVAFVVLRFACIVIYRLYFSPLSKFPGPKLAAATHLYESYYDFWKQGQYYKVIQRMHEVYGPLVRVTPDELSINDPDYYDTVYVNGNVRRTESFGHSFGGGLGIEDTFFASQDHDLHRKRRKPIEPYFSRNGVLKLEELIGDRVEKLFHKFHELSGTGVVARLDYAFEAFTGDVMQHICIEKPESLLNSDDFSSEWFEMLRNVSLSVPLMGMIPWLVHVLKFIPESVIMWLAPSAAHFQTFRVQAGRQIEQAKREKSENDRKGIATVGGKPTLFRFLVHESGLAPEDLSTERLQKEAMVLLGGGTTTTARTATMTCFWMLSMPEKGQRLRDELKDIMAEYPKKKPSLTELEKLPYLGAVIQESLRMAYGSMRRLPRTSPDVALQFKDWVIPPGTPVGMNAYYLHTDPNAFPEPFEYKPERWLGKVTPAMKRSFVPFSRGSRRCPGSSLALADLHFVLAALFGPTGPKFELFESDRSDVDAIHDYLMPLPRLDSKGVRVTVK from the exons ATGGAAAGGCTCAAGATGGACagcctcaacatcaacattaaCGAGTGGTTTGAGAAAGACCTACCAGTGACTCCTGACTGGAAGCTCTTTGCTCTAGCCAGTGTTGCTTTTGTTGTTCTTCGATTCGCTTGCATCGTCATTTATCGTCTTTACTTCTCTCCCCTTTCCAAGTTCCCTGGCCCCAAGCTCGCCGCCGCGACACATCTCTATGAGTCTTACTATGACTTTTGGAAACAAGGACAGTACTACAAAGTGATTCAGCGCATGCACGAGGTCTACGGACCCCTTGTTCGCGTCACACCTGATGAACTCTCCATCAACGACCCCGACTACTATGACACTGTCTACGTCAACGGTAACGTTCGGCGCACTGAGTCTTTTGGTCACTCGTTCGGTGGTGGACTTGGTATTGAAG ACACCTTCTTTGCCTCTCAGGACCATGACCTCCACCGCAAGAGAAGAAAGCCCATTGAACCTTACTTCTCTCGCAATGGTGTCTTGAAGCTTGAGGAGCTCATTGGCGATCGTGTTGAGAAGTTGTTCCACAAGTTCCATGAGCTCTCTGGTACTGGTGTGGTTGCCCGTCTTGACTATGCTTTTGAAGCTTTTACTGGCGATGTCATGCAGCATATTTGCATTGAGAAGCCCGAGTCCCTACTCAACAGTGATGACTTTTCTTCTGAGTG GTTTGAGATGCTTCGCAATGTTTCCTTGTCCGTGCCTCTTATGGGTATGATCCCATGGCTTGTCCA TGTCCTGAAGTTCATCCCCGAAAGTGTCATCATGTGGCTCGCTCCTTCCGCTGCTCACTTCCAGACCTTTCGAGTC CAAGCTGGTCGCCAGATTGAGCAGGCCAAGCGTGAAAAGTCGGAGAACGACCGCAAAGGTATCGCTACTGTCGGTGGAAAGCCCACACTCTTCCGCTTCCTAGTCCATGAGAGTGGCCTCGCACCTGAGGACCTCAGCACTGAGAGACTCCAGAAAGAGGCCATGGTGCTTCTTGGAGGTGGCACTACCACTACTGCGCGCACTGCTACCATGACTTGCTTCTGGATGCTCAGTATGCCCGAGAAGGGTCAACGTCTTCGTGACGAGCTCAAGGATATCATGGCCGAGTACCCCAAGAAGAAGCCTTCTCTGACTGAACTTGAGAAACTTCCTTATCTGGGAGCTGTCATCCAAGAGAGCTTGAG AATGGCATATGGATCCATGCGCCGACTTCCTCGCACTTCTCCCGATGTAGCTCTGCAGTTCAAGGACTGGGTGATCCCTCCTGGG ACTCCTGTTGGCATGAACGCTTATTATCTCCACACCGATCCCAACGCATTCCCTGAGCCATTCGAGTACAAGCCTGAGCGATGGCTTGGAAAGGTGACACCTGCGATGAAGCGCAGTTTTGTGCCCTTCTCCCGTGGCTCACGCCGATGCCCTGGGTCTAG CTTGGCTCTTGCTGACCTTCACTTCGTTCTTGCGGCCTTGTTTGGACCAACTGGCCCCAAGTTTGAGCTGTTCGAGTCCGACAGGTCTGATGTGGATGCTATTCATGACTACTTGATGCCGCTTCCTCGACTGGACTCAAAGGGTGTTCGCGTCACAGTCAAGTAA
- a CDS encoding hypothetical protein (TransMembrane:1 (i22-46o)), whose translation MTLSYSTMELPSFSLKFDHEKLLPLAIITAGLLVTSLAAIAIYRVWFHPLSIFPGPKWLAISNVPERYMSNISGTWIWRVSGLHRKYGPIVRIGPNRLAVDGSIGWFQVYAMRGKDDEFPKYPEYIFPGDGLSILGANQMNHRRHRRQFWSAFNDQALVEQEIVIQPYTDMLLQRLSERAKIGEPINIVDWINFLLFDIAGELVFSSPFDCLDKQEYHPWVSNFFRAVKGNAVNRFVKHYPITEPIVNFFFTGKEQIQREADQRNMTFHHAMQRMKLGEQPTPGRRDFMSFLMRRNRDGGGLTDHEILVDCPVLIGASSETTTTALSGFFFYLGISPVAYQRLVEEVRSSFKSESEINMKTTKQLEYLNATVDEALRVYPPAAESPPRISPGAEIEGKYLPKGVVVSVYQWGTFHNPDNFADPDDFIPERWLQPSHPLHNPKYDNDNRSVYRPFGFGMRDCLGKNLAHAEIRVVVSRILYRFDYELAPNQENWHANQKCFMAWDKTPLILTLKPRDFAP comes from the exons ATGACACTCTCCTATTCCACTATGGAACTTCCGAGTTTCTCCCTGAAGTTCGACCATGAGAAGCTGCTGCCCCTTGCCATCATCACCGCAGGCCTT CTGGTCACTTCTCTTGCGGCCATAGCCATCTACCGTGTTTGGTTTCATCCTCTCTCCATCTTCCCCGGTCCCAAATGGCTCGCCATCTCCAACGTCCCTGAGCGTTACATGAGTAACATCTCAGGTACATGGATTTGGAGAGTCTCTGGCCTGCATCGCAAGTATGGTCCCATTGTTCGTATTGGTCCAAACCGCCTTGCCGTTGATGGAAGTATCGGATGGTTCCAAGTCTACGCCATGAGGGGCAAGGACGATGAGTTCCCCAAGTATCCTGAGTACATTTTCCCTGGTGATGGCTTGAGTATTCTTGGTGCCAACCAGATGAATCATCGACGCCACAGACGGCAGTTTTGGTCTGCATTCAATGACCAGGCTCTTGTTGAGCAGGAAATTGTCATTCAACCTTACACGGACATGCTTCTCCAGCGTCTGAGCGAGCGAGCCAAGATTGGTGAGCCTATCAACATCGTTGACTGGATcaactttcttctcttcgacATCGCAGGCGAGCTGGTCTTTTCATCACCCTTTGACTGTCTCGATAAGCAGGAATACCACCCATGGGTATCCAACTTCTTCAGAGCCGTCAAGGGTAATGCCGTGAACCGTTTCGTCAAGCACTACCCAATCACCGAACCCATCGTCAATTTCTTCTTCACCGGTAAGGAGCAGATCCAGCGTGAGGCTGATCAGCGGAACATGACTTTTCATCACGCCATGCAGCGCATGAAGCTTGGAGAGCAGCCCACTCCTGGTCGTCGTGACTTTATGAGCTTCTTGATGCGACGAAACCGTGACGGTGGCGGTCTTACAGACCACGAGATCCTTGTTGACTGCCCTGTTCTGATTGGAGCTTCGAGTGAGACCACCACCACTGCTCTGtctggcttcttcttctacctTGGTATCTCTCCAGTGGCATACCAGAGACTGGTGGAGGAGGTGCGATCTTCTTTCAAGAGTGAGAGTGAGATCAACATGAAGACCACCAAGCAACTTGAGTACCTCAACGCAACTGTTGACGAAGCGTTGAGAGTGTATCCCCCTGCTGCTGAGTCGCCACCCAGAATCAGCCCTGGTGCTGAAATTGAAGGCAAATACCTTCCCAAAGGA GTCGTTGTTTCTGTCTACCAATGGGGAACATTCCACAACCCTGACAACTTTGCTGACCCGGATGACTTTATCCCGGAGCGATGGCTTCAGCCTTCTCACCCTCTACACAATCCAAAGTATGACAACGACAATCGCTCAGTATACCGTCCGTTCGGGTTCGGCATGCGAGATTGTCTTGGTAAAAACTTGGCTCATGCTGAAATCCGTGTTGTTGTCAGTCGTATCTTGTACAGATTCGACTATGAGTTGGCTCCAAACCAGGAGAATTGGCATGCCAATCAGAAGTGTTTCATGGCTTGGGATAAAACACCGCTTATTCTGACATTGAAGCCAAGAGACTTTGCGCCTTGA